In the genome of Vanacampus margaritifer isolate UIUO_Vmar chromosome 1, RoL_Vmar_1.0, whole genome shotgun sequence, one region contains:
- the LOC144060744 gene encoding myelin transcription factor 1-like isoform X5, with translation MSQDTTETRTRTRSKGIRGLSELSGHDMKHELTSSCPTPGCDGKGHVSGRYSRHRSALGCPTVKKRKLEEAEAEENQSSPKKKGQSTLMEAEDDLSIHNDEDEEEKDQKTVKEEDDPKEETHFNNKPESIKKNGCPLIKEDTVVAETETVVCATTKDEDNIALEVENEVVAEETGRDEKLTREEQLSDDEQEKTDTPSEIEDKRETAEHPQRDFERTEIEHAKDEEEEEEEEEAEEQIEKPNGFVGDRERQTLSQENSDHQYSTGHYIHHQVNESTQDQRKNEEKEQRVQEIDTPYSLSPRSQGSQESLEEEKATTEEDAYEAQQEREEAKHQDEAGKVEEVEEEEEEEEEEEEEEEEAEDQCSSKASPTTVVIEVRSEEEEDDDEEEDDGDDRDCVSDGSGITDDSENWDMTRGNLGLLEQAIALKAGEGKEDPEAQSSQDYQSYNSPSRSTEAALRRNAHYSKDKKEVKCPTPGCDGTGHVTGLYPHHRSLSGCPHKDRIPPEILAMYENVLKCPTPGCTGQGHVNSNRNTHRSLSGCPIAAATKINKNQDKQVHLQAAVSEPTPNSDRVLRPMCFVKQLEIPQYGSYGPNAVTTTPRANLAKELEKYSKVSFDYASFDVQVFGKRMLVPKTTNTETSPKAFKSKSFPKASSPSGTGSGGISNSTLSSNEYDCSQDAEAAHMAATAILNLSTRCWERPESLSANPREPCAEEPDIEVDENGTLDLSIKKTKRESMQSPEPSSSSSSSSQHTIGVLSQGHAQPEWEGPLDFTKSSGVKEEGHDEVDYTATSYTSSDVEDEDQENLENTEERKYPGEVTTSSFKVKFPPKDSKKEILVCPTPGCDGSGHITGNYASHRSLSGCPRAKKGGVKTNPTKDDKEDSELLRCPVPGCDSLGHISGKYATHRSAYGCPLAARRQKEGLLNGTPFSWKTFKSEGPTCPTPGCDGSGHANGSFLTHRSLSGCPRALTSKKKAKFPGDEYITAKFRASDVLDNDEDIKQLNEEINDLNESNSEMEADMVNLHTQISSMEKNLKSMEEENKQIEEKNEALFLELSGLSQALIHSLANIRLPTMQEPLSEQNFDSYVETLTHMFTNKDSYQNPENRALLESINQAVKGIEV, from the exons ATGAGCCAAGATACTACAGAGACACGAACACGAACCCGCTCCAAAGGCATTCGAG gtttGTCAGAACTCTCAGGACATGACATGAAGCATGAGCTGAC TAGCAGTTGTCCAACCCCTGGGTGTGATGGCAAAGGTCATGTCAGTGGAAGATACTCAAGACATAGAAG TGCACTGGGATGTCCGACTGTTAAGAAGAGAAAGCTGGAGGAGGCAGAAGCTGAGGAGAACCAGTCTTCCCCCAAGAAGAAAGGTCAGTCCACCTTAATGGAGGCAGAAGACGACTTATCAATACACAATGATGAGGACGAGGAAGAGAAAGACCAGAAAACTGTGAAAGAAGAGGACGACCCTAAAGAGGAGACACATTTCAACAACAAACCAgagtcaatcaaaa AAAATGGCTGCCCATTGATAAAAGAAGACACAGTGGTAGCAGAAACAGAAACAGTTGTTTGTGCTACAACCAAGGATGAGGACAACATCGCCTTGGAGGTTGAGAATGAAGTTGTGGCCGAGGAAACCGGTAGGGATGAGAAACTGACAAGAGAAGAACAACTATCTGATGACGAACAAGAGAAAACGGATACTCCGTCGGAAATTGAAGACAAGCGAGAGACAGCAGAGCACCCTCAAAGAGACTTTGAGAGAACTGAGATTGAACATGCaaaagatgaggaggaggaggaggaagaggaggaagcagAAGAGCAGATTGAAAAACCAAATGGTTTTGTAGGGGACAGGGAAAGACAGACACTAAGCCAGGAAAACTCGGATCATCAGTACTCCACTGGACATTACATCCACCATCAAGTCAATGAGTCAACACAGGACCAGAGAAAGAACGAGGAGAAAGAGCAGAGGGTCCAAGAGATCGACACCCCTTACTCTCTGAGTCCACGTAGTCAAGGATCTCAAGAGTCCCTTGAGGAAGAAAAAGCCACCACTGAGGAAGATGCATACGAAGCGCAGCAGGAGAGGGAAGAGGCCAAGCATCAGGATGAGGCAGGCAAAGTGGAAGAGgtagaggaagaggaggaggaggaggaggaagaggaggaggaggaggaagaggctgAGGACCAATGCTCCAGCAAAGCATCTCCGACAACTGTGGTGATCGAGGTTCGctccgaggaggaggaagacgacgaTGAAGAAGAGGACGACGGCGATGACCGCGACTGCGTTTCGGACGGCTCAGGGATCACCGACGATTCTGAGAACTGGGACATGACTCGAGGGAACCTGGGGCTGCTGGAGCAGGCCATCGCCTTGaaggctggggaagggaaggaGGATCCGGAAGCTCAGAGCTCCCAAGACTACCAATCGTACAACAGCCCCAGCAGAAGCACGGAAGCGGCGCTCCGACGCAACGCCCACTACAGCAAAG ACAAGAAGGAAGTGAAGTGTCCAACCCCTGGGTGTGATGGGACAGGCCACGTGACTGGACTGTACCCTCACCATCGAAGTCTATCCggatgtcctcacaaggatAGAATTCCTCCAGAGA TCCTGGCCATGTATGAGAACGTCTTGAAGTGTCCCACTCCTGGCTGCACAGGCCAAGGCCATGTCAACAGTAACCGCAACACACACCGCAG TCTGTCCGGCTGCCCTATCGCTGCAGCAACGAAGATAAACAAGAACCAGGACAAGCAGGTCCATCTACAGGCTGCAGTCAGCGAACCCACGCCCAACTCTGACAGGGTGCTCAG GCCCATGTGTTTTGTCAAGCAGCTGGAGATCCCTCAGTATGGTAGTTATGGGCCCAACGCGGTCACCACCACACCACGAGCTAACCTGGCCAAAGAGTTGGAGAAATATTCAAAGGTGTCTTTTGACTATGCAAGCTTTGATGTCCAGGTGTTTGGGAAGCGTATGCTCGTCCCAAAGACAACCAACACTGAAACGTCACCCAAAGCCTTCAAAT CGAAATCCTTCCCTAAGGCCTCTTCCCCAAGCGGGACAGGCTCAGGAGGCATTTCAAACAGTACTTTGTCCTCCAATGAGTATGACTGCAGCCAAGACGCCGAGGCAGCTCACATGGCAGCGACGGCCATCCTCAACCTGTCCACTCGCTGTTGGGAACGACCAGAGAGCCTTAGCGCCAATCCCAGGGAGCCCTGCGCCGAA GAGCCTGATATTGAAGTGGATGAGAACGGCACTTTGGAcctcagcataaaaaaaaccaaGCGAGAGAGCATGCAGTCTCCGGAGCCTTCGTCATCCTCGTCGTCGTCTTCTCAACACACAATAGGTGTGTTGTCTCAGGGCCACGCTCAGCCGGAGTGGGAGGGGCCACTCGACTTTACAAAATCAAGTGGCGTGAAGGAGGAAGGCCATGATGAG GTGGATTATACGGCTACCTCATACACTTCTTCTGATGTTGAGGACGAGGACCAGGAGAACCTGGAGAACACAGAGGAGAGGAAGTACCCTGGGGAAGTTACTACCAGCAGCTTCAAGGTCAAGTTTCCGCCCAAAGACAGCAAAAAGGAGATCCTGGT aTGTCCCACTCCAGGCTGCGATGGCAGCGGACACATCACCGGCAACTACGCATCACATCGAAG TCTGTCTGGGTGCCCCAGAGCCAAGAAAGGTGGAGTCAAAACGAACCCCACAAAGGACGACAAAGAAGATTCGGAGTTGTTGAG GTGTCCTGTCCCTGGCTGTGACAGTCTTGGGCACATCAGCGGGAAGTATGCCACCCACCGCAGTGCTTACGGCTGTCCACTGGCAGCGCGACGACAGAAGGAGGGTCTTCTTAACGGCACGCCCTTCTCCTGGAAGACTTTCAAGAGCGAAGGCCCAACCTGTCCAACGCCTGGCTGTGATGGCTCTGGCCATGCCAATGGGAGTTTTCTGACACACCGCAG TTTGTCAGGGTGTCCCAGAGCACTGACCAGTAAGAAGAAAGCTAAGTTCCCTGGAGATGAATATATCACTGCCAAATTCAGAGCTAGTGATG TTCTGGATAATGATGAGGATATCAAGCAACTTAATGAGGAGATTAACGATCTGAACGAGTCCAATTCAGAGATGGAAGCCGACATGGTGAACCTGCACACTCAG ATCTCTTCCATGGAGAAGAACCTGAAGAGCATGGAGGAGGAGAACAAGCAAATTGAAGAGAAAAACGAGGCCTTGTTTCTGGAGTTGTCAGGCCTGAGTCAGGCTCTCATCCATAGCCTGGCCAACATCCGACTGCCAACCATG CAGGAGCCGTTGTCGGAGCAAAACTTCGACAGCTACGTAGAGACCCTCACTCACATGTTCACCAATAAGGACAGCTACCAGAACCCCGAGAACCGGGCTCTGCTTGAGTCCATCAACCAGGCGGTCAAGGGAATCGAGGTGTGA
- the LOC144060744 gene encoding myelin transcription factor 1-like isoform X2 gives MSQDTTETRTRTRSKGIRGLSELSGHDMKHELTSCPTPGCDGKGHVSGRYSRHRSALGCPTVKKRKLEEAEAEENQSSPKKKGQSTLMEAEDDLSIHNDEDEEEKDQKTVKEEDDPKEETHFNNKPESIKKNGCPLIKEDTVVAETETVVCATTKDEDNIALEVENEVVAEETGRDEKLTREEQLSDDEQEKTDTPSEIEDKRETAEHPQRDFERTEIEHAKDEEEEEEEEEAEEQIEKPNGFVGDRERQTLSQENSDHQYSTGHYIHHQVNESTQDQRKNEEKEQRVQEIDTPYSLSPRSQGSQESLEEEKATTEEDAYEAQQEREEAKHQDEAGKVEEVEEEEEEEEEEEEEEEEAEDQCSSKASPTTVVIEVRSEEEEDDDEEEDDGDDRDCVSDGSGITDDSENWDMTRGNLGLLEQAIALKAGEGKEDPEAQSSQDYQSYNSPSRSTEAALRRNAHYSKDKKEVKCPTPGCDGTGHVTGLYPHHRSLSGCPHKDRIPPEILAMYENVLKCPTPGCTGQGHVNSNRNTHRSLSGCPIAAATKINKNQDKQVHLQAAVSEPTPNSDRVLRPMCFVKQLEIPQYGSYGPNAVTTTPRANLAKELEKYSKVSFDYASFDVQVFGKRMLVPKTTNTETSPKAFKSKSFPKASSPSGTGSGGISNSTLSSNEYDCSQDAEAAHMAATAILNLSTRCWERPESLSANPREPCAEEPDIEVDENGTLDLSIKKTKRESMQSPEPSSSSSSSSQHTIGVLSQGHAQPEWEGPLDFTKSSGVKEEGHDEVDYTATSYTSSDVEDEDQENLENTEERKYPGEVTTSSFKVKFPPKDSKKEILVCPTPGCDGSGHITGNYASHRSLSGCPLADKSLRTLMAAHTAELKCPTPGCDGSGHITGNYASHRSLSGCPRAKKGGVKTNPTKDDKEDSELLRCPVPGCDSLGHISGKYATHRSAYGCPLAARRQKEGLLNGTPFSWKTFKSEGPTCPTPGCDGSGHANGSFLTHRSLSGCPRALTSKKKAKFPGDEYITAKFRASDVLDNDEDIKQLNEEINDLNESNSEMEADMVNLHTQISSMEKNLKSMEEENKQIEEKNEALFLELSGLSQALIHSLANIRLPTMQEPLSEQNFDSYVETLTHMFTNKDSYQNPENRALLESINQAVKGIEV, from the exons ATGAGCCAAGATACTACAGAGACACGAACACGAACCCGCTCCAAAGGCATTCGAG gtttGTCAGAACTCTCAGGACATGACATGAAGCATGAGCTGAC CAGTTGTCCAACCCCTGGGTGTGATGGCAAAGGTCATGTCAGTGGAAGATACTCAAGACATAGAAG TGCACTGGGATGTCCGACTGTTAAGAAGAGAAAGCTGGAGGAGGCAGAAGCTGAGGAGAACCAGTCTTCCCCCAAGAAGAAAGGTCAGTCCACCTTAATGGAGGCAGAAGACGACTTATCAATACACAATGATGAGGACGAGGAAGAGAAAGACCAGAAAACTGTGAAAGAAGAGGACGACCCTAAAGAGGAGACACATTTCAACAACAAACCAgagtcaatcaaaa AAAATGGCTGCCCATTGATAAAAGAAGACACAGTGGTAGCAGAAACAGAAACAGTTGTTTGTGCTACAACCAAGGATGAGGACAACATCGCCTTGGAGGTTGAGAATGAAGTTGTGGCCGAGGAAACCGGTAGGGATGAGAAACTGACAAGAGAAGAACAACTATCTGATGACGAACAAGAGAAAACGGATACTCCGTCGGAAATTGAAGACAAGCGAGAGACAGCAGAGCACCCTCAAAGAGACTTTGAGAGAACTGAGATTGAACATGCaaaagatgaggaggaggaggaggaagaggaggaagcagAAGAGCAGATTGAAAAACCAAATGGTTTTGTAGGGGACAGGGAAAGACAGACACTAAGCCAGGAAAACTCGGATCATCAGTACTCCACTGGACATTACATCCACCATCAAGTCAATGAGTCAACACAGGACCAGAGAAAGAACGAGGAGAAAGAGCAGAGGGTCCAAGAGATCGACACCCCTTACTCTCTGAGTCCACGTAGTCAAGGATCTCAAGAGTCCCTTGAGGAAGAAAAAGCCACCACTGAGGAAGATGCATACGAAGCGCAGCAGGAGAGGGAAGAGGCCAAGCATCAGGATGAGGCAGGCAAAGTGGAAGAGgtagaggaagaggaggaggaggaggaggaagaggaggaggaggaggaagaggctgAGGACCAATGCTCCAGCAAAGCATCTCCGACAACTGTGGTGATCGAGGTTCGctccgaggaggaggaagacgacgaTGAAGAAGAGGACGACGGCGATGACCGCGACTGCGTTTCGGACGGCTCAGGGATCACCGACGATTCTGAGAACTGGGACATGACTCGAGGGAACCTGGGGCTGCTGGAGCAGGCCATCGCCTTGaaggctggggaagggaaggaGGATCCGGAAGCTCAGAGCTCCCAAGACTACCAATCGTACAACAGCCCCAGCAGAAGCACGGAAGCGGCGCTCCGACGCAACGCCCACTACAGCAAAG ACAAGAAGGAAGTGAAGTGTCCAACCCCTGGGTGTGATGGGACAGGCCACGTGACTGGACTGTACCCTCACCATCGAAGTCTATCCggatgtcctcacaaggatAGAATTCCTCCAGAGA TCCTGGCCATGTATGAGAACGTCTTGAAGTGTCCCACTCCTGGCTGCACAGGCCAAGGCCATGTCAACAGTAACCGCAACACACACCGCAG TCTGTCCGGCTGCCCTATCGCTGCAGCAACGAAGATAAACAAGAACCAGGACAAGCAGGTCCATCTACAGGCTGCAGTCAGCGAACCCACGCCCAACTCTGACAGGGTGCTCAG GCCCATGTGTTTTGTCAAGCAGCTGGAGATCCCTCAGTATGGTAGTTATGGGCCCAACGCGGTCACCACCACACCACGAGCTAACCTGGCCAAAGAGTTGGAGAAATATTCAAAGGTGTCTTTTGACTATGCAAGCTTTGATGTCCAGGTGTTTGGGAAGCGTATGCTCGTCCCAAAGACAACCAACACTGAAACGTCACCCAAAGCCTTCAAAT CGAAATCCTTCCCTAAGGCCTCTTCCCCAAGCGGGACAGGCTCAGGAGGCATTTCAAACAGTACTTTGTCCTCCAATGAGTATGACTGCAGCCAAGACGCCGAGGCAGCTCACATGGCAGCGACGGCCATCCTCAACCTGTCCACTCGCTGTTGGGAACGACCAGAGAGCCTTAGCGCCAATCCCAGGGAGCCCTGCGCCGAA GAGCCTGATATTGAAGTGGATGAGAACGGCACTTTGGAcctcagcataaaaaaaaccaaGCGAGAGAGCATGCAGTCTCCGGAGCCTTCGTCATCCTCGTCGTCGTCTTCTCAACACACAATAGGTGTGTTGTCTCAGGGCCACGCTCAGCCGGAGTGGGAGGGGCCACTCGACTTTACAAAATCAAGTGGCGTGAAGGAGGAAGGCCATGATGAG GTGGATTATACGGCTACCTCATACACTTCTTCTGATGTTGAGGACGAGGACCAGGAGAACCTGGAGAACACAGAGGAGAGGAAGTACCCTGGGGAAGTTACTACCAGCAGCTTCAAGGTCAAGTTTCCGCCCAAAGACAGCAAAAAGGAGATCCTGGT aTGTCCCACTCCAGGCTGCGATGGCAGCGGACACATCACCGGCAACTACGCATCACATCGAAG TCTGTCAGGCTGTCCTCTTGCAGATAAATCACTACGGACACTCATGGCTGCCCACACAGCTGAACTTAA GTGTCCGACTCCAGGCTGTGATGGATCAGGCCATATCACAGGAAACTATGCCTCACATAGAAG TCTGTCTGGGTGCCCCAGAGCCAAGAAAGGTGGAGTCAAAACGAACCCCACAAAGGACGACAAAGAAGATTCGGAGTTGTTGAG GTGTCCTGTCCCTGGCTGTGACAGTCTTGGGCACATCAGCGGGAAGTATGCCACCCACCGCAGTGCTTACGGCTGTCCACTGGCAGCGCGACGACAGAAGGAGGGTCTTCTTAACGGCACGCCCTTCTCCTGGAAGACTTTCAAGAGCGAAGGCCCAACCTGTCCAACGCCTGGCTGTGATGGCTCTGGCCATGCCAATGGGAGTTTTCTGACACACCGCAG TTTGTCAGGGTGTCCCAGAGCACTGACCAGTAAGAAGAAAGCTAAGTTCCCTGGAGATGAATATATCACTGCCAAATTCAGAGCTAGTGATG TTCTGGATAATGATGAGGATATCAAGCAACTTAATGAGGAGATTAACGATCTGAACGAGTCCAATTCAGAGATGGAAGCCGACATGGTGAACCTGCACACTCAG ATCTCTTCCATGGAGAAGAACCTGAAGAGCATGGAGGAGGAGAACAAGCAAATTGAAGAGAAAAACGAGGCCTTGTTTCTGGAGTTGTCAGGCCTGAGTCAGGCTCTCATCCATAGCCTGGCCAACATCCGACTGCCAACCATG CAGGAGCCGTTGTCGGAGCAAAACTTCGACAGCTACGTAGAGACCCTCACTCACATGTTCACCAATAAGGACAGCTACCAGAACCCCGAGAACCGGGCTCTGCTTGAGTCCATCAACCAGGCGGTCAAGGGAATCGAGGTGTGA